Proteins co-encoded in one Verrucomicrobiota bacterium genomic window:
- a CDS encoding sulfotransferase — MSKPITIVSGLPRSGTSLMMKMLEAGGLEVVIDGIREANEDNPNGYYEYEIAKKVKEDQSWLPDTQGKVFKMVSMLLKDLPLDKGYQYKVVFMRRKMPEILASQTKMLERDGKNKADGPTDEQMTALFTKHLKEMEEWIARQECIHVLYVWYHDVVENPGEQTARIQDFLDAAKLDGDRMNQVADRSLYRNRVTA; from the coding sequence ATGAGTAAACCCATTACCATTGTATCAGGACTCCCTCGCTCAGGGACTTCTCTCATGATGAAAATGTTGGAAGCTGGCGGCCTAGAAGTCGTCATCGACGGAATTAGAGAAGCCAATGAAGACAACCCCAATGGCTACTACGAATACGAAATAGCTAAGAAGGTCAAAGAAGACCAATCTTGGCTTCCCGATACACAGGGTAAGGTATTCAAAATGGTTTCCATGCTTCTCAAGGATCTCCCCCTAGACAAGGGCTATCAATACAAAGTTGTTTTTATGAGAAGAAAGATGCCTGAGATCCTAGCCTCCCAGACCAAAATGCTAGAGCGTGACGGTAAAAATAAAGCTGATGGTCCTACTGACGAGCAGATGACGGCACTATTTACCAAGCACCTCAAGGAAATGGAAGAATGGATCGCCAGACAAGAATGTATTCATGTGCTCTACGTTTGGTACCATGACGTGGTCGAAAATCCAGGAGAACAGACGGCCCGTATTCAAGACTTTTTAGATGCAGCTAAGCTCGATGGAGACAGGATGAACCAGGTTGCAGATAGATCTCTCTATCGCAATCGAGTGACTGCCTAG
- a CDS encoding PHB depolymerase family esterase, translating into MKNEVSFSLRIVVCLHCLFFLLQETSQGGTQGDYFLWHDGFKRTYVYYIPDHLPADQPIPLVFGLHAGWRNGQRLIEEGMGGPMNDMADQYKFITVYPDGFGQYKWWNDCRDDATLAIGYADDVGFIDKLIRNFSNVYNIDPERIYAWGQSNGGMMCYRLGQELSHKIAAVAGINASQPFYNACPPPVNPISVLIMNGTDDVHLPFEGGFLEGFRSLGRVISAENTAAYWRYYNQTDDQPTVTNFTDYVLDDGPSDVVLKTYVNGNQGTEVAFYQVNGGGHTAPGTGNDYAFKINFFGWTNMDIHGAYQVWSFFDRHRLNGRAPTDTNPVRLSSYWETVFGDWMAGNNESTFWDDEDQVTIGNAVDPTIFLQFEVPELTSLSSIRLKVCSRDSEATDVTRALGLWNKVTETWDEVAGDLVGTNESILEATIGGDLDSYLNPGQDFIYLLIQHEHPSLLHEMSIDQVEIEVVE; encoded by the coding sequence ATGAAAAATGAGGTGTCATTTTCTCTAAGAATAGTGGTGTGTCTACACTGCTTATTCTTCTTGTTGCAGGAAACCAGTCAAGGCGGAACACAAGGTGACTACTTCCTTTGGCACGACGGATTCAAACGAACTTATGTTTATTACATCCCTGATCATTTACCGGCCGACCAACCTATTCCTTTAGTATTTGGGCTACATGCGGGCTGGAGAAATGGGCAACGCCTTATTGAAGAAGGCATGGGAGGCCCCATGAACGATATGGCGGATCAATATAAATTTATCACTGTCTATCCCGATGGGTTCGGACAATACAAATGGTGGAATGATTGCCGGGACGATGCAACACTAGCCATAGGATATGCAGACGATGTTGGCTTCATCGACAAGCTAATTAGAAACTTTTCCAACGTATACAATATTGATCCAGAAAGGATCTATGCGTGGGGACAGTCCAACGGAGGCATGATGTGTTACCGGCTAGGCCAAGAACTGTCTCACAAAATAGCAGCTGTCGCAGGAATTAATGCAAGCCAACCCTTCTACAACGCATGCCCTCCTCCTGTAAATCCTATATCCGTGCTCATCATGAATGGCACCGACGACGTACACCTCCCCTTCGAAGGAGGTTTTCTTGAGGGATTTCGCAGCTTAGGACGAGTGATTTCTGCAGAAAATACCGCAGCTTATTGGCGCTATTACAATCAAACTGATGACCAACCCACTGTAACTAACTTTACCGACTATGTACTTGATGACGGGCCCTCTGATGTTGTCCTAAAAACTTATGTTAATGGTAACCAAGGAACAGAAGTGGCGTTTTATCAAGTAAATGGTGGAGGCCATACTGCTCCCGGGACTGGAAATGATTACGCTTTTAAAATTAATTTTTTTGGCTGGACGAACATGGATATCCATGGAGCCTACCAAGTGTGGTCTTTCTTTGATAGACATCGCCTAAACGGACGCGCTCCCACAGATACTAATCCCGTTAGGCTATCTAGTTATTGGGAGACTGTGTTTGGCGATTGGATGGCTGGAAATAACGAATCCACTTTTTGGGATGATGAGGATCAAGTGACTATTGGCAATGCTGTTGACCCTACAATCTTTTTACAATTCGAAGTCCCAGAATTGACGTCCTTGAGCTCTATTCGACTGAAAGTATGCTCACGCGATAGTGAAGCCACTGATGTCACACGTGCGTTAGGCTTATGGAATAAGGTAACAGAGACCTGGGATGAGGTAGCCGGTGATCTTGTAGGCACCAATGAGTCCATTTTAGAAGCAACTATAGGAGGTGATTTAGATTCATATCTAAACCCTGGCCAAGATTTTATTTATCTACTCATACAGCATGAACATCCTTCACTGCTACATGAAATGTCAATTGACCAGGTTGAGATAGAAGTTGTGGAATAA
- a CDS encoding TolC family protein produces the protein MRNKRGIHFYYALITLGVVVILGGCFGSYNDALLGTLASINQRSKSSASSDPLMPHASLKKTVNQKVSEKNVDLEQSQKTHMLPEEEQMKIEQHASLIKEDIHLAQTSKSPLESEFDVLKTEKEPTPDLLTLPVAERGGTAEKTEETKIIRTDSGMDEEMGEDSPSTGELKTNVSETNESYERLSLYKAMRLALANNIDIKISSREADEYRYIKQRRGSVFFPHFSISSSFRKVDQDRAELSGPLIFEEQSKVRGEITQIIFSDRVWSEFKQSGLQEEAKRFEKENVKLDTLKTAALYYILFREMSAILRMDELNLAAVAETLAFAKSRAEAGILGEEAVYRWESEQSELKGKILKREALLEKARIALNRVMGIPSEKKWRLEDSELDEEFSVFLGQDLLTMLSGRSDAEFRKFVTIEALKHNPAIKALGKVIEAQHAAWDEIRRRRFLPEITAQGEYGYVLDESGGENTFGAERDSNVEWGVTLSATLPLFEGGELAAASKKELATLEKLLLTRKQLWQIVEEDATGSFYELKGAYPNIGLSQESADMAYKNLEIMEQKYQEGTVLIIELIETQKDYFNKGEQAVIAKYDFIRALINFQRSLSSLENFMTASEENNSQENYNVSIN, from the coding sequence ATGAGGAATAAACGTGGAATACATTTTTACTATGCTCTCATAACACTTGGGGTAGTCGTCATATTGGGCGGTTGTTTTGGTAGTTATAATGATGCGCTACTCGGCACACTGGCCTCTATCAACCAGAGATCTAAAAGCTCAGCTTCTTCTGACCCACTCATGCCCCACGCATCTCTAAAGAAGACTGTTAATCAGAAAGTATCTGAGAAAAACGTGGATCTTGAGCAATCACAGAAAACGCACATGCTCCCTGAAGAGGAGCAAATGAAGATCGAGCAACATGCCAGCCTCATCAAAGAAGATATTCATCTTGCACAGACCTCCAAGTCCCCACTAGAGAGTGAATTTGATGTCTTGAAAACAGAAAAAGAGCCTACTCCTGACCTTCTCACCTTGCCTGTTGCGGAGAGAGGTGGAACTGCTGAGAAAACAGAAGAAACCAAAATCATCCGTACAGACAGCGGTATGGATGAGGAAATGGGAGAGGATTCTCCAAGCACTGGTGAGCTCAAGACAAACGTGTCTGAAACTAATGAGTCTTATGAAAGACTCTCTCTATATAAAGCGATGCGACTCGCATTAGCCAATAACATCGACATAAAAATTTCCTCACGCGAAGCCGACGAGTACCGTTATATTAAGCAAAGAAGAGGAAGCGTGTTTTTCCCACACTTCAGCATAAGCAGTTCCTTCCGTAAGGTAGACCAGGACCGTGCTGAGCTTTCTGGCCCGCTCATCTTTGAAGAGCAGAGCAAAGTCCGCGGCGAAATCACCCAAATCATCTTTAGCGATCGCGTGTGGAGCGAATTCAAGCAGTCAGGTTTACAGGAGGAAGCGAAACGATTTGAAAAAGAAAATGTTAAATTAGACACACTAAAGACTGCGGCACTTTACTATATCTTATTTCGAGAAATGTCAGCGATATTGCGAATGGATGAGCTGAATTTAGCAGCGGTAGCAGAAACCTTAGCGTTTGCCAAATCTAGAGCTGAAGCCGGAATTTTGGGAGAAGAGGCAGTTTATAGATGGGAATCAGAACAAAGTGAGCTCAAAGGAAAAATCCTAAAAAGAGAAGCATTGCTTGAAAAAGCAAGAATCGCTCTGAACCGAGTGATGGGCATTCCCTCCGAAAAGAAGTGGAGGCTGGAAGATAGTGAACTCGATGAGGAATTCTCTGTCTTTCTCGGTCAAGATCTATTAACCATGCTTTCCGGCAGGTCAGACGCTGAGTTCAGAAAATTCGTCACCATTGAAGCTCTCAAGCATAACCCTGCCATTAAAGCTTTGGGAAAAGTAATTGAGGCTCAACATGCCGCCTGGGATGAAATTCGTAGACGCCGATTTTTACCTGAAATTACCGCACAGGGCGAATACGGTTATGTATTAGATGAAAGTGGCGGTGAAAATACGTTTGGTGCCGAACGTGATTCCAATGTTGAATGGGGTGTAACCCTTTCGGCAACCCTACCTTTATTTGAAGGAGGTGAACTAGCAGCAGCCAGTAAAAAGGAGCTGGCAACTTTAGAGAAACTACTATTAACAAGAAAACAACTTTGGCAAATAGTCGAAGAAGATGCTACGGGTTCTTTCTACGAATTAAAGGGTGCTTATCCTAACATCGGTCTTAGTCAGGAATCCGCCGATATGGCTTACAAGAACTTGGAGATTATGGAGCAAAAATACCAAGAAGGAACTGTGCTTATTATAGAATTAATAGAAACTCAAAAAGATTACTTCAATAAAGGCGAGCAAGCAGTCATTGCCAAATATGACTTCATCAGGGCCCTCATCAATTTCCAGCGCTCACTTTCCTCACTCGAAAACTTTATGACAGCAAGCGAAGAAAATAACTCGCAAGAAAATTATAATGTGTCTATTAACTAA